The proteins below are encoded in one region of Methanosarcina barkeri 3:
- a CDS encoding tocopherol cyclase family protein: MMLDIWKPEIFHGRRKKKDFFEGWYFKMVDYSEKNAYAVIPGVSIARNPSKSHAFIMFLDARAQKMNYFRYSLDDVKAGDKKFELIIGESFFSTSEMNLNLKQGRDQIIARINFKDTYPWPVKLLSPGVMGWYAFVPGMECYHGILSMDHVVEGFIEINGIKKELNGGRGYIEKDWGVSMPSSWIWMQTNHFDRNGISLSGSIAKIPWLGNYFTGYIFGFLYDKKLYKFTTYSGAKVTGFDVTDNNIRIRLENKRYRLDIDADRSEGVELPAPKLGEMTAKVNESLHSSISITLLRKTGSDTKLIYSGTGKNAGLELVGNVDELIKGLKKASNRW, from the coding sequence ATGATGCTCGATATCTGGAAGCCGGAAATCTTCCATGGCCGGAGAAAAAAGAAAGATTTTTTCGAGGGCTGGTATTTCAAGATGGTGGACTACAGTGAGAAGAACGCTTATGCTGTTATTCCTGGAGTCTCCATAGCCAGGAACCCCTCAAAGTCACATGCTTTTATCATGTTTCTGGACGCAAGAGCGCAGAAAATGAATTATTTCAGGTATTCGCTCGATGACGTGAAGGCCGGAGATAAAAAGTTCGAGCTTATTATTGGTGAATCTTTTTTCAGCACTAGTGAGATGAATCTCAACCTTAAGCAAGGCAGAGATCAGATCATTGCCCGGATTAACTTCAAGGACACCTATCCCTGGCCCGTGAAACTGCTGTCACCTGGAGTAATGGGCTGGTATGCATTCGTGCCGGGCATGGAATGCTATCACGGCATATTGAGCATGGATCACGTTGTTGAAGGATTCATTGAGATTAACGGAATAAAGAAAGAGCTCAACGGTGGAAGGGGCTATATAGAGAAGGATTGGGGCGTTTCAATGCCTTCCTCCTGGATATGGATGCAGACTAATCATTTTGATCGTAACGGCATATCACTCTCAGGCTCGATCGCAAAGATACCCTGGCTCGGCAATTATTTCACAGGTTACATCTTCGGCTTTTTATATGACAAAAAATTGTACAAATTTACGACATATTCAGGGGCAAAGGTCACTGGGTTCGATGTTACCGACAATAACATTCGGATTCGGCTAGAAAACAAGAGATACCGTCTTGACATCGATGCGGACAGGTCGGAAGGCGTCGAGCTCCCTGCACCAAAATTGGGAGAGATGACAGCGAAGGTTAACGAATCCCTACACTCCAGTATCAGTATAACTCTACTGAGGAAAACTGGTTCTGACACGAAGCTCATTTATTCCGGAACTGGAAAAAACGCTGGACTGGAATTAGTCGGCAATGTCGATGAACTGATTAAGGGATTAAAAAAAGCCAGTAATCGATGGTAA